The window GTAGGCCGTCCCGTCGTAGGCTATCCGGAAGGCCCGTCGAGTGCGCGCTGCCTCGTTGCCGTCGGCGTCCGTGTCGGTCACGTCCGGGGTTCGGAGTACGGCCCCAAAACTGGCTTGCCCCGGGGCGCCCTCCGAGCGTCCGTGCAGGCCGTCATCCCCGCGGCCGGTCGTGGGACGCGGCTGGGTCCGCTCACCGGCCGGCGGCCCAAGCCGCTCGTCCCCGCCGCCGGTCGCCCACTCCTCGCGCACGCGTTCGACGCCGTCCGGCCCATGGTCGAAGAGGCCGTCGTCGTGGTCGGCTACCGCGGCGAGCGCATCCGCGAGCGGTTCGGTGATACCTTCGAGGGACTCCCGCTGACCTACGTCGAGCAGCCCGAGCAGCGTGGGCTGGCCGACGCCCTGGCGTGTGCCGAGCCCGCCGTCGAGGGGTCGTTCGTCCACCTGAACGCGGACAACGTCTTCGGTGCCGAGCCGGGCGGCGCGGCGAACGTGCGGCGGCTGGTGGCCCGTCGGTGCGAGACGGACGCCGACGCCGTGCTGCTGGTCGAGCGCGTTTCCCTGGCAGCTGCGCGCCAGGTCGGTGTCGTGACGACCGACGGCGCGGGTCAGGTACGCGACGTGGTGGAGAAACCCGAGTCCCCGCCTTCGCGGCTCGTTCAGACGGGCTGCTTCGTGTTCACGCCCGCGATATTCGAGGCGTGTCGCGCAATCGAGTCGGGCGACACGGGCGAGGTCGAGCTGTCGGACGCCATCGCGCGGCTCGCGCGCGGCGGACGGGTCGAGACCGTCCGGTTGCGAGGCTGGCGTCGGAACGTCAACACCCCGTACGAGCGCGCGGCGGTCGAGGCGAGACTGGCGGGCGAGCGCGCCCGTCGGGCGTCGAGCGACCGTCTCG of the Haloglomus salinum genome contains:
- a CDS encoding nucleotidyltransferase family protein, giving the protein MQAVIPAAGRGTRLGPLTGRRPKPLVPAAGRPLLAHAFDAVRPMVEEAVVVVGYRGERIRERFGDTFEGLPLTYVEQPEQRGLADALACAEPAVEGSFVHLNADNVFGAEPGGAANVRRLVARRCETDADAVLLVERVSLAAARQVGVVTTDGAGQVRDVVEKPESPPSRLVQTGCFVFTPAIFEACRAIESGDTGEVELSDAIARLARGGRVETVRLRGWRRNVNTPYERAAVEARLAGERARRASSDRLDR